A window of Desulfobacterales bacterium genomic DNA:
CTTCACGAGGTGGCTACCGCGGGCATTGCCGGGTCATCCAACACGATCATCGACTATATCACCACCCGGATTCTGGAATCTCAGGGCATCGATACCCGCTCGTTCAACCTCATCGAAGCCAAAAAAATACCCATCCGCCTCCAGATGCTGCTCAGCGGCCAGATCCCGGCAGCCACCCTGCCAGAGCCTTTGCTCACCCTTGCCGTCAGCAAGGGAGGCCGCGTGGTAGCCGATGATGCCGGAAAAAGCATCTCCGCCATTATCCTGGCGTTCAGGGACGACGTATTAACGGCCTATCCCGATGATATCAGAAAATTTATGACGGCCATCTCCAAAGCCGCCGACACCATCAACCGGGAGCCTGAATCAGTTCGATCCATCATGATCCAGTATTGCCGGGTTCCCAAATCCCTTGAAAAAACGTATCCGGTTCCCGTCATTCCGGACATCGTCCTGCCGGACAGCCGGCAGGTTCAGGATGTCTACCAATGGCTGAGCGACAAAAAGCTGATTCATGAAACCCGCGTCTGTGAACGGATCATTTCCGATGGCTATCTCCCATAACCTGCTCGATGTCGACCAGCTGAGCAAAACGTATTCAAACGGCGATGCCTGCAAAACCGTTTTAAAGGATGTTTCGCTGAGCCTGCCCCGGCATGATTCCCTGGCAGTGGTGGGTCCGTCCGGCTGCGGGAAAAGCACCCTGCTGCTTATGATTTCCGGCCTGATGCCGGCCTCGGGCGGTACGATCCGGCTCGATAAAACCGTCTGCAAGGGCCCCAGCCGCGATGTGGGTGTTGTATTTCAACAGTACGGGCTGTTCCCATGGAAAACCACACAGGACAATATCCTCCTCGGCGCCAGGATTCAAGACATCGACGTGCCGGATACCGTGTTTTCAGAACTCAAACAGGAACTGGGGATCGAAGGTCTGGATCATCTGTATCCGAACCAGCTCAGCGGCGGCCAGCGCCAGCGCGTTGCCCTGGCCAGGGCTCTGCTGCTCAATCCCAGGCTTCTGATGCTCGATGAGCCCTTTGCCGCCCTCGATGCCATCACACGTGAGCATCTGCAGAACCACCTGCTGTCCGTGTTTCAACATCGCGGATTCAGCTTCATTCTGGTCACCCACAATATCGAAGAAGCGATATTTCTCGGCCGGCGCATTGTCTTGATGGACCCCGGCATAAAAGGAATCCATTCCATCGTTGACAACCCGGGGATGGGCGAACCCGATTATCGGGAACATCCCGATTTTTTTCATAAGGTGCTCGAAATCCGGCGCCTGTTAAAGAAAAACTGAATGGAAAAAATACCCGGCATCCGTTATTTGATCACCATCGCCGTATTGCTGACTCTGTGGTCCGCGGCCTCAGTTCTGGTCGGAAACACCCTGCTTCCGGGTCCGATCCCCACAACAATCCGGCTGGGACAGGAAATCCGACAGCCGGTGTTCTGGAGCCATATCCACGCCAGCTTCTACCGGGTCATGGGGGGCCTGGCCTGCGGATTTATCACTGCCGTTCCGCTGGGCCTGATGATGGGCAGCAGCCGGACGCTGGACCGGTGGTTTTCCCCGTTAATTTATCTGACCTATCCGATTCCCAAAATCGTCTTTCTGCCGGTTTTTCTGCTGCTGTTCGGCCTTGGGGATATGAGCAAAATACTGCTGATTGCCCTGATCATTTTCTTCCAGCTGCTGATTACCACACGCGACAGCGCCCGCCAGATCGAAACAGAAATGATCTATTCTTTTCAATCACTGGGTGGAAACCGATGGCATTATTTCCGGCATGTGGTATGGCCGGTGAGTCTGCCCGGAATTTTCACTTCGCTTCGGGTCGGAACCGGAATTGCCGTTGCAGTTTTATTTTTTGTCGAATCGATCGGTACCCGCCGTGGACTGGGATTTTTCATCATCGATTCATGGGGTATCGCCGATTATCCGGCCATGTTTGTTGGCATCATTTCGCTGTCTGCGATCGGTATCGTGCTGTATGAGGCTTTTGACCTGCTGGAGAAAAGAGTCTGTAGATGGAAGCAAATCTGAAACTGAAAATCAGGGCATGGATTCAGGCCGGAAGGCCGCCATTTTACATCGCCACCTTCATCCCCCTGGCCATCGGCTGGATTCTCGGAAAGCAGCAGTGCGGCAGCTGGCATCCGGAACGATTTTTCTTCATCGCTCTGGGATCTTTCCTGATTCATCTGGCCACCAACCTGGCCAATGACGTATTCGATCACCTGCAGGGAACCGATGACGGAGACTCTATCGGGGGCTCCCGGGTCATTCAGGAAGGCGCGCTGTCCTTCACCGCCGTGAAAAACGCCATGATCGGCTGTTATGCGAGCGCCTGTCTGATCGGGCTTTACGCCATGTCGGTCTG
This region includes:
- a CDS encoding MetQ/NlpA family ABC transporter substrate-binding protein is translated as MKFNQKMSVIVACIVILATGFGHALADSCPEIRFGTLPVLKALPVFVAAEKGYFTEQGIRVSLVPFSSALEKDVALTAGEISGYFGDMMTAMMLNANRIPIRIIATIFNATGDQRLFGIVTAPGASLRTLHEVATAGIAGSSNTIIDYITTRILESQGIDTRSFNLIEAKKIPIRLQMLLSGQIPAATLPEPLLTLAVSKGGRVVADDAGKSISAIILAFRDDVLTAYPDDIRKFMTAISKAADTINREPESVRSIMIQYCRVPKSLEKTYPVPVIPDIVLPDSRQVQDVYQWLSDKKLIHETRVCERIISDGYLP
- a CDS encoding ATP-binding cassette domain-containing protein, whose translation is MAISHNLLDVDQLSKTYSNGDACKTVLKDVSLSLPRHDSLAVVGPSGCGKSTLLLMISGLMPASGGTIRLDKTVCKGPSRDVGVVFQQYGLFPWKTTQDNILLGARIQDIDVPDTVFSELKQELGIEGLDHLYPNQLSGGQRQRVALARALLLNPRLLMLDEPFAALDAITREHLQNHLLSVFQHRGFSFILVTHNIEEAIFLGRRIVLMDPGIKGIHSIVDNPGMGEPDYREHPDFFHKVLEIRRLLKKN
- a CDS encoding ABC transporter permease, whose translation is MEKIPGIRYLITIAVLLTLWSAASVLVGNTLLPGPIPTTIRLGQEIRQPVFWSHIHASFYRVMGGLACGFITAVPLGLMMGSSRTLDRWFSPLIYLTYPIPKIVFLPVFLLLFGLGDMSKILLIALIIFFQLLITTRDSARQIETEMIYSFQSLGGNRWHYFRHVVWPVSLPGIFTSLRVGTGIAVAVLFFVESIGTRRGLGFFIIDSWGIADYPAMFVGIISLSAIGIVLYEAFDLLEKRVCRWKQI